In Plasmodium vivax chromosome 14, whole genome shotgun sequence, the genomic window tagagataaaaaaaaaatagagaaaagTAGTGGCTAGCGCAAAAACAgcaagttaaaaaaaattcttttaaatgaAGTGCGAACGGAATTGCAATAATGCGCAGTAAAAACAGGGTAAAAATATACCCATGTTTAATTGCAGACACGCGTGCTAATTTGGAGTAATgttgaaaagtaaaaagctTGAGAGTTCGTGGTTGACTGTTGTATAAGTTGTAGGGTTATTTGGAATTGAAACtttgtaataaaaatgttcagactttttcttttttgaatttcccatgtgtgcattttatGACAAAATTGGcggttttttcgtttttcttagCAAACgagatttttttaacttttccaTAATCAACCATTTGCATAACAAAAATTGTACGCAGAACAAATTGGAAGTGAGTTACCCGTTTGGGGTGTCACACATAtacgcacatatgtatatgtacacgcATACCTACTTGCACATGCGTAACGTTTGTCTAGGAGGTGCCTTTGACGACTTGAAAATTAAggtttttcccatttcccTTCAGCTACTATTTGAAACCAGAAAAAGAATCAATCTGTGATTTCATGTGTTTAAAAAGTAATGGATTAAATAAAgtgcattaaaaatatgctggCAATACCATGTTACTGTTATATCGTTTCGTGTATTCTTTTGGAGCACATTCGAGCAATATTTTGGTCGTAGATTCCTAACGACATTTTCGAAAATTCCCCGCTACTATTTGCTCTGACTTTCGGGGGTTTTAAAACTTACACGAAACTCGCGAGTCTTCTTATTTTGAAGCTTAAAAAGCGATGAgcaacaaaagggaagtatTTGCAATGCTCTTTAATAGcgaattaataaataatttaacttctatttcgtttcgtttcgtttcgttttgGTGTGTGTGGTGTTCATTTTAAACGCACGTAAGCTACTTGGATTTTTATCCATAGCAGAATTACAAaggtgacaaaaaaaaaaagaataaaaatggaaaaagttTCGTTTATTGCAACCCCCATACTACTACTCAAGAAGGGGAGATTTATACCAATTAATTACTTAATCAGAGTAACTAATatgtaaacattttaaaaacaaacattataaaaattcaaataattatgtttatttGCTGTATGGATTGACAATGTATAAAAgacatattttcaaaaacggaaaaaagaaaaattttaataatttttgggAGACTCATTTTCTCAAcattaaaaacatattctATGAacaaacaataaaaaaaaaaaaaaaattaagtaaagGAATatctattttaatatatgcacatgtgaaaatacagaaaaattcttaaaataattttctttaatgtTTTGTGAACATGAACATACTAGTTGCCAATTTAAGCATGAcgttttcataatttttattttttccttaaagtTTAAGGAAAAtgcgttttcatttttcgctttcaaacaattttccttttacttttttgtaTGACATTCACCTTTGTGGGGAAATACGAGTATCCTTTTCGTAAGGAAAATAGGATAATtgaaaaattgcatttttttggggggggcaaaGCCCTGCCACTTGTTCATAATTCCTCTGTTAATTTATGACCCTATTCTTCAGCAAAAGTTCGAAAAGGATATTACAAATTAACAATACATGATAAAGtgataacttttttttctttttattaagaATTTTGATTGGATCGAATATTAATATGAAGACGATGTCCTTCGGGAAAGTAAATTTCGTCTCTCTATAACCCATGAATTCCACTGCTTCCTGCTGATCCATGTGTTTATAAAGTTTTCCACCCAATCGTTAAATAATAAtcgtttttcatttttccattttatccATTTACaggttttgctttttaaagTTAAATCATCCTTTGCTCGTACCCAACTGTCCCATTCTgacttttccctttcgatTCTGTTTTTCcatgttaaatattttttttttttttttttatttagccACAGGGTCaaattgccattttgccattctGCCCAGCGTTCATATTCATCACTTTTCCATTCATTCATTTCCCAATTAAAATTCTTTAAGGATTTCCATTGGTTCCAGTCACCGTTAAACCATTCATTCAATTTACATTCATGATCGTTTATCCACTTAACCCAATCTTCTTCTATTAGTCTTTTTCCAACTGTTTTTATCCATGTTTTCCAGTCAGTTTCATCCCacgttaaatattttttgtaaagatTAGTGTTATATTCTGTATCCAAATTGTGGTTGTAACTCatccatttattttccatttctgtTAACCATGTATTAaactcttcttctttttgtttcatcCAGTCGTTTGTTTTGGTTTCCAAAgttataaagtaaaaatgccATTGTTCTTCTAACTGACGCATCCATTTATTCCATTCATTAACTTTCCATTCTTCTGTTAGTTCTTTATTTGATTCATCAACATTTACACCTTTTTCACCGTTTTCTTTATCttttgaaattatatttttaaagtttaggatttttttcgttatatCATTATTTGTTCCGGCATTTGTATCCTGTGTCATATTCATTAATTCTTCATATGTCTTGTCGTTCGTTTGTCCGTTTGTTTGGAGTTTCTCTTGCCCCGCTGTTTCACGTTTAGGAACCCCCGTCGTATCGCGTTTTGCTTCTCCGCTGGCATCACTTTTGGCTACTGCGCTGGCATCACTTTTGGCTACTCCGCTGGCGTCGCTTTTGGCTACTCCGCTGGCGTCACTTTTGGCTACTCCGCTGGCGTCACTTTTGGCTACTCCGCCGGTTGTCCGTTTTGCTGCTCCACCAGTTGTCCGTTTTGCTGCTCCACCAGTTGCTCGTTTTGCAGCTCCACCGGTTGCTCGTTTTGCAGCTCCGCCGGTTGCACGTTTTGCTGCTCCGCCGGTTGCACGTTTTGTTGCTTCCCCTGTTGCACTTTTCGACGGTCCACCCTTTTCACGTTTTAATTCTTCACCTGTTTCTGATTTTGATTGTCCTTTTGTTTCACTTTCTATTGTCACATTTTCGCCATGTTTTACTTGTTCATTTGTGATGCtatctttttcattttttttttctattatatcTTCTTTTACGTCATTATCGGCGGTTCCCTGTTTATTGGCATCTTCGGTATCTTTCATAAATTTCTCAtcagttttttctttggtcatatcttcttcaccttcttttGTAAAGCTATCATTTGGCTTATTTTCCGGTGCATTTTCCAAATCAACTTTAGCAAGGCTGTCATTTGATCCTTCACCTTTCATATCAATGTTAAGTTTTGTCAAGGAACCATCATTGGACCCTTTTTCCATAGcatcattttcgttttcatCGTGCTCTTCACCGTCATCCTCGTTATCCTCGAAATCAACGTCTTCATCAGCTTCATCGTCTCCGTTCTCATAATCTTCATCATCATGACATGCACTTAGCAAATTATCTTGTGTTGCATCTCCTTGTACATTTTGGACACCTTCGTCGGtacttttcaattttttaattgttgcTCCTAGAATGGTACTAAGATGACTCAATATGTAAACCCTACACGTTCTCAGGTATCCTGTGACCTTGTTCATAAATTCTTCTCTCTCTTCTTTTCCATTATTTAAGTCATGTTTCATAAGTATGTAAATTTCTTTTGCATGTTGAAGCATTGGCTGAAAAtggtttaaaaaagaaaaaaaaaaaatgagcttTTTAGATCAATTTGGAAGGACAAAATGAATCGAAAGTATGCCCATGTTGTATATGCTACATATGCTGCATATGCTGCATATGCTACATATGTAGACATGTActtatacatacacacatttTCCGTGCACCTCTTTCAACTTACCGGATAATAAGTCTTCAGTAGAATCCTAGAGGACATAACAAAAAGGGTGATATATAAGcaagcaacaaaaaaattttcgtGTACAAATGACAATAAATGGCTATTTCTAACTTCCCCTAACGACGATGCGACATTCTttgcattatatttttgtatatccTGAATCTGCTCCATATTtctgtatattttttttagtcgGGAGATAAGGCTTCCtcaacaaaatgaattcgCAAAACGTTTTAATACAATTTGCAATCCTCTTTGTagattttttcatatttcgTCTATCTAATTTTATTCGTGGGAGGAAATATTATAAGTGCACTTTTCTCTAATATGTTCCaagaaaatgagaaaataaataccgCTGAAATTGTAACTGTCAAATGTCTTGATGACTCCTATTTTGTTTAAGCTTCTGTTAtattgcaaaatgaaaaatacacAGCATTTACGATATAAACGAATTATTTAAGGTAAACTTCTTCCTTCGGTTTTGCAGTCGTTTGGATGAAAGACAAACAGGgaaccataaaaaaaaggaaaaaaaaaaaaaacttcggTTTTTCAAAACTTTGGTTTATCGAAACTTTGTTAGTGTAGcatttgttatttatgtacagttgtacatttttaataacataaatacaCTGTTTTGGTTAAAACAATTTATGCTCCCCTTcgttttaaaagaaatttctTATATGTATTGGGGCAGAGAAAGCATCAACTGATTTATAAATGATCAGGcatttacataaataaatacatacatatatatgtatatatatgtacatatatgtatatataagcatatgtataaaatacatccttgtacataaaaaattatgtatatctTAGTTTTATCTGTACGGTTAGCATAATGCATAATGAATTCCCGTTTTCATAAAAGTTTTCATGAATTCACAAGAATATTTATCCATATTTGCGCAGAAATAGAAGCATTTTTCGCATGCCCGATGAATCATTTTCGTccgcaaaatattttaataatttctcGCAAAAACAATGTAGAATtctgatatatatatatatatatatatatatatatatatatatatatatatatatatacatagaaTAATCTTCCTTATGGCAAAAAGTGCTGAAAGAAGagttatacaaaataattatttataacataaattatttaaacatttattaaaaaataatgaggaaaaaaaaataaagaagataaaaattgaaaaaaaaaaaaaaaacacgggGGCATAGcgttttttaatatacaaatatacattaacgtgcgcatatataaacattttatttatgtttctCATATAGTATGGAAAGTATTGATAAACTCAATGAATCACAGAGTTTTTCTAACTTTctaactttttaatattttaaaacatttacaAGATAATTTGGCTGTTGTTTATATTAATtgatgtatttatttatcatttatttctttagtTATTTACATGTGatttgattttatttttttaattatattaaatgaaaattttccttCCGTTAAAAATACTCAAAAaatggattttatttttagaatatataaataatgaacaCTTGACAAGGAAATTAGTTCAAATAAAAGTAAAGTAAAATTGGCGTTtgagcgattttttttttgttccttcttctttttcttcttcctgttcTTTGCTTTCACAACTTTATTATTCTATAATTATTTCAAGgaatgaaaagaaaggaGTAGACATATTTTCGTTATGGACAATCTTTTGGATCATTATGAAgatatcattttttagcattgtatattatttaatgaatgataatttttttgccgtttatgcaaataataataaaaatggatgtTACGTTTGATAGGCCCATTTTTGTACGTAATAAACATACGAATTGGCACCGAATGAAATCATTAAGCGCAAAGCCATCTTATGGGGATTATTCCACATGGTgccaaaaattaaatgaaacgTAGGAATATATTAATTCCATAGTAGGGGATATCTTTATAAGGGCAAAAGATATTATGGAATTTgggggaagcaaataaaagggaggaaaatgTTTCATCGAAATAGAATAATAGTTAAATACAAATGGGAATAATAACAGAATACATAATCTAACACCGTTAATGAATGATTCGTGTGGAAGACAGTTATTATATTAGCCCGAGTAATAAATGGACAGATAAAATGTAGCGGATGTATTTTACTATTTGGTACTTTTTAAGTAGTAATTTTCTGATTAATTATTGGGTTTTGCTTTCAAATGGAATTCGCCCCACCAAGGGTTTAACAATGTATTTTTCGTTGCCCTGGCTATTTCGttctattatattatattgtattatattacattCCACTTTATGCCTAAGCACAGGAAATAAAATTGGACacttataatttatataccCTTTAAACCGTTAAGACAACATCCTTGTAAATATGACTCTGTATGTACaggtaaaatttaaatgtcTAATTGTAAAAAGTAGAGCATTCGTtctgattttatttttattaaataaaatgagcgataaaaaaaaaagaaaaaaaattaattattaaggaaaatacaatttttctataccaaaaaaaatttcatgaAAACAAATTCAACCGTAACAACAGAACCTATGTAACACAATTACATGTAAGTGGATGGCAAAATAACGAAACgttatatgcacatgtgggTTCCTACTTTATGTGAAGAACTCATTTTCAGCTCATATTTTAGAACACTAATTTATCCTTTTGATTTGGCTACTGATGGGTTCCCTTGGctttgttcataaaaaaggttCGTAATGCGACAAAGGGGTAAATGTTACATGGATGATCATACCTTAATAACTCTACAAAGCTGAATATGATAATGCATTCCAGTTAGCGTATTTCCGTTAATGTTCATCCAgatgtgtttttttaagtattgataaaaatgttattcgatggtaaaaaaaaaaaaagaaaaaaaagaaaaatagaaatagaAATAGAAATGCTTTCATTTCatatgatcatttttttggtaaaaattttgctcaGGAAGtggctgcattttttttctcctcaatCCAGAcattccactttttttctgctaCCCACGTGTTGATAAATGATTCTATCCAATTGTTAAACAAGACCTCTCTATCatctttccatttcttccATTGTTTGCACTCACTGTTTTCATATAACTCATATTTTGCGGcaacccattttttccactgtTCTTTTTCTTTGGATAACCTTTTATTCCATTTATTCCAgttattttttgctctttcATATAATGGTTCTGGTAaggtcatatttttaaatttataccAATATTCAAATTCGTTACGTCTCCAATCTTTTAATAACCAGGTGAgaattttttcgttcttccATTGTTCCCATCGTTTTACAACCCAAGCATTATAATTGGAATAATTTTCATCAATCCATTTATGGTAATTCGTTtccataaatttttttccgtcATTTTTAATCCATGTTTCCCATTGATTATCATCCCAACCTTGTgaattctttaaaatataCGATTTAAATTTTGCGTCCATATTTTCGTTATAATGTGTCCATCTGTTTTCCATAGACTTTAGCCATTCTTGccattctttttctttttcatcaaACCATGTTTGCTTTTCATTCTCGAGAGCCGAATTGAAATATTTCCAGTCTGATTGCAGTTTCATAAACCAGTTATTCCATGCGTACTTTTTCAATTCTTCTGACTTTTCAATTAGTCCCTGTTCTAGGGCGATTTCTTTGtgtgattcttttttttgcgggaGCTGTggtatattatcattttttttctacaaggTGATAAATGCAGTTTTTTAtgaagtatatttttacgtgGCAGTTGAGAAGAAATCACtgcgcctttttcttttttttttagcatgtaaatatgaacaagcaTCTACAGGCACAGATATTTATacgctttgcaaaaaagcgCGGTagattcttcattttcgctcgcagtttgtcatttttctcactatttttttcatttttttgctttttcttattctcgtttgttttcctttaccTGGGGGAAACGCTTTACGAAGAGAAGAACAGCTCCCAGGGTAAATATGATGACATATATGTAAGGAACAAAGGAACGCGCGTCAATTTGTGACAGTATGCTTTCCTTATTTATGTTAGTTGCATTTTTAAGCAATGCTCGTATGGGGCTCATAAAAGTTGGATCCTCATTTAGTTCCATGCTGCTAAaagtttaataaaaaaaaaaaaaaagataatagcacgtggggaaaaaacaaaatcaaATAAACCGCATAACCGAACAAGcgaataaatgaataatccCACTAAATCGAATACAATAAACGaatgggtaaaaaataatattaattaaaataatagtaataattgGGGATGGGGTTAGCAATTAAATAGCTACATGGATATTTGTGCAAGTTTTCCGGGTCGCCCTGCATTTCTAAATATTCTTATTGCAGCACTAAGGCGAACACTCATTTGGAGAAGGGGCATTACAATTCACATACGTTCGCAAGTAAATCTAACGTGGCGCAAAGAAGCAGCcattaaatatgtatatagtatatatgtatatatgaataatatatatatattaaacaaAGCGGTatcgaaaaattaaaggacAAAAACGGGCACGATAGAGCCGTGAAGGGCTGAGTCGCTGAGACGCTTTCGCCTTTATAATTGATTttctgaaaattttaatttaagaGTGTTATAAGGCACAAAAGTTGCAGTTACTACTATTTATTTAGCCATTTACCgaaacataattatttttcgcaATAATTTGACGAgcttttttctgcaaaagaATTTGCtgtgaaaaaggggaaaaataagtaggtaaaaaaagtatataataacttctttattattttgcgTGAAAGGCAGTAATACATGCATCGGATACGCACCATGCATGCGTGGTcgatgtataaaaataatccatTTATATGTAGTATTTTGCTTAGATT contains:
- a CDS encoding tryptophan-rich antigen (Pv-fam-a) (encoded by transcript PVX_101510A); translation: MKHDLNNGKEEREEFMNKVTGYLRTCRVYILSHLSTILGATIKKLKSTDEGVQNVQGDATQDNLLSACHDDEDYENGDDEADEDVDFEDNEDDGEEHDENENDAMEKGSNDGSLTKLNIDMKGEGSNDSLAKVDLENAPENKPNDSFTKEGEEDMTKEKTDEKFMKDTEDANKQGTADNDVKEDIIEKKNEKDSITNEQVKHGENVTIESETKGQSKSETGEELKREKGGPSKSATGEATKRATGGAAKRATGGAAKRATGGAAKRATGGAAKRTTGGAAKRTTGGVAKSDASGVAKSDASGVAKSDASGVAKSDASAVAKSDASGEAKRDTTGVPKRETAGQEKLQTNGQTNDKTYEELMNMTQDTNAGTNNDITKKILNFKNIISKDKENGEKGVNVDESNKELTEEWKVNEWNKWMRQLEEQWHFYFITLETKTNDWMKQKEEEFNTWLTEMENKWMSYNHNLDTEYNTNLYKKYLTWDETDWKTWIKTVGKRLIEEDWVKWINDHECKLNEWFNGDWNQWKSLKNFNWEMNEWKSDEYERWAEWQNGNLTLWLNKKKKKKYLTWKNRIEREKSEWDSWVRAKDDLTLKSKTCKWIKWKNEKRLLFNDWVENFINTWISRKQWNSWVIERRNLLSRRTSSSY
- a CDS encoding tryptophan-rich antigen (Pv-fam-a) (encoded by transcript PVX_101515A), with product MELNEDPTFMSPIRALLKNATNINKESILSQIDARSFVPYIYVIIFTLGAVLLFVKRFPQKKNDNIPQLPQKKESHKEIALEQGLIEKSEELKKYAWNNWFMKLQSDWKYFNSALENEKQTWFDEKEKEWQEWLKSMENRWTHYNENMDAKFKSYILKNSQGWDDNQWETWIKNDGKKFMETNYHKWIDENYSNYNAWVVKRWEQWKNEKILTWLLKDWRRNEFEYWYKFKNMTLPEPLYERAKNNWNKWNKRLSKEKEQWKKWVAAKYELYENSECKQWKKWKDDREVLFNNWIESFINTWVAEKKWNVWIEEKKNAATS